In Canis lupus dingo isolate Sandy chromosome 1, ASM325472v2, whole genome shotgun sequence, a single genomic region encodes these proteins:
- the EXOC3L2 gene encoding exocyst complex component 3-like protein 2 isoform X1: MPQAWAPPGSQLDQRWSLPAKMPILKSLGVADSKVPRAGTLPLRSSRNPFEEVPGLEEEEVGELGTLPNGTSCRRRATLEKLAGLSPFRLGWTPGRRVGSPGDGPPRSFLGRMLTPGIRRSSADFGLLARLQGTRAQGDEEAAGEAVRRLAFLRLGRGPKPHRASLAERVVPAGEAAPEPPPKVPEPPKMKEPLSVLEILSLIQQRELARADEHILELEAEELASSGGGAPGPPAAEGAGGGRRARDVALLYEALQRELWALVRETLAGPGPGAGAGAGAVAQLGQVLLQEEAADGRRGPGAARKLRVRWAEAVGRAARERLEAAAPGAPGGLAGQLEALRARLLEDMGVVRGRLAPAYPAGLGAFGVYLRGYHGALAEWLGAAARRRLPLGDRYALLHWHNQVYPREVLGLVDLVALENGELGPLLSPGTLRGLEDECVTDVKAQTRAALLRVLQENEEHWARTEDRPSSLAQDVCELLEEHTERAPRISQEFGERMAHCCLGGLAEFLQSFQQRVERFHENPGVRELLPDTYISRTISLVNCGPPLRALAERLARVGPPESEPAREAAASALDRVTRLCHRVLADLLFQELQPYFNKLMRRKWLNSPEALDGIVGTLGAQALALRRMQDEPYQALVAELHRRALVEYVRPLLRGRLRCRSARTRSRVAGRLREDAAQLQRLFRRLESQASWLDAVVPHLAEVLQLEDTPSIQVEVGVLVRDYPDIRRKHVAALLDIRGLHNTAARQEILAVARDLELSEGGALPPPRDRAFFSDISVPRPPFCLGLPPFPGRLPLGRLARPGLACLPRLRPPSPSRPPSQR; this comes from the exons GTCCCTGCCTGCCAAAATGCCCATCCTGAAGAGTCTAGGGGTGGCCGACTCTAAGGTGCCCCGGGCAGGGACCCTGCCCCTGAGGTCCTCCCGAAACCCCTTTGAGGAAGTTCCAGGACTGGAAGAAGAGGAGGTTGGGGAGCTGGGGACCCTGCCCAATGGAACGTCTTGTCGCCGCCGGGCCACTCTGGAGAAGCTGGCTGGCCTGTCCCCCTTCCGGTTGGGCTGGACCCCTGGCAGGCGGGTAGGCAGCCCCGGAGATGGGCCGCCCCGCTCTTTCCTGGGCCGCATGCTGACGCCAGGGATACGCAGGAGCTCTGCAGATTTTGGCCTCCTGGCCAGGCTTCAGGGGACCCGAGCCCAGGGCGACGAGGAGGCGGCCGGGGAGGCTGTCCGGAGACTGGCCTTCCTGAGACTGGGACGCGGGCCCAAGCCCCACCGTGCGTCACTGGCTGAGAGGGTGGTGCCCGCAGGCGAGGCGGCCCCTGAGCCCCCGCCCAAGGTCCCTGAGCCCCCAAAGATGAAGGAGCCTCTGTCAG TGCTGGAGATCCTGAGCCTGATCCAGCAGCGCGAGCTCGCCCGAGCCGACGAGCACATCTTGGAGCTGGAGGCCGAGGAGCTGGCGTCGTCGGGGGGCGGCGCGCCCGGGCCTCCCGCGGCCgagggcgcgggcggcggccgcCGGGCGCGGGACGTGGCGCTGCTCTACGAGGCCCTGCAGCGCGAGCTGTGGGCGCTGGTGCGCGAGACGCTGGCGGGCCCCGGGCCGGGCGCGGGCGCCGGGGCGGGCGCCGTGGCGCAGCTGGGCCAGGTGCTGCTGCAGGAGGAGGCGGCCGACGGGCgccgggggcccggggcggcccgCAAGCTGCGCGTCCGCTGGGCCGAGGCGGTGGGGCGCGCGGCGCGGGAACGCCTGGAGGCGGCGGcgcccggggcgcccgggggcctGGCGGGGCAGCTGGAGGCGCTGCGGGCGCGGCTGCTGGAGGATATGGGCGTCGTGCGGGGCCGCCTGGCGCCCGCCTACCCCGCCGGCCTGGGCGCCTTCGGCGTCTACCTGCGCGGCTACCACGGCGCGCTGGCCGAGTGGCTCGGGGCCGCCGCCCGCCGGAGGCTGCCGCTGGGCGACCGCTACGCGCTGCTGCACTGGCACAACCAGGTGTACCCCAG AGAGGTCCTAGGGCTGGTGGACCTGGTTGCCCTGGAGAATGGAGAGCTCGGGCCCCTGCTGTCTCCTGGCACCCTGCGGGGCTTGGAGGATGAATGTGTCACAGACGTTAAG GCTCAGACACGAGCAGCCCTCCTTCGAGTGCTGCAGGAGAATGAGGAGCACTGGGCGAGGACGGAGGACCGGCCCAGCAGCCTGGCACAGGACGTGTGTGAG CTGCTAGAAGAGCATACAGAGCGAGCACCCCGCATCAGCCAGGAGTTTGGGGAGCGGATGGCCCACTGCTGCTTGGGGGGGCTAGCAGAATTCCTGCAGAG CTTCCAGCAGCGGGTGGAGCGATTCCATGAGAATCCAGGAGTTCGGGAGCTGCTACCTGACACCTACATCAGCAGGACCATCTCCCTGGTCAACTGTGGGCCCCCCCTGAG GGCTCTGGCAGAGCGCCTGGCCCGGGTGGGCCCTCCCGAAAGTGAGCCGGCCCGGGAAGCAGCAGCCAGCGCTCTGGACCGCGTGACCCGGCTCTGCCACCGAGTCCTGGCTGACCTGCTATTCCAGGAGCTGCAG CCCTACTTCAACAAGTTGATGCGCAGGAAGTGGCTGAACAGCCCGGAGGCCCTGGATGGCATCGTGGGCACGCTGGGCGCTCAGGCCCTGGCGCTGCGCAGGATGCAGGATGAGCCCTACCAG GCGCTGGTGGCCGAGCTGCACCGGCGGGCGCTGGTGGAGTACGTGCGGCCCCTGCTCCGCGGGCGCCTGCGCTGCCGCTCGGCACGGACCCGCAGCCGCGTGGCCGGGAGGCTCCGGGAGGACGCGGCGCAGCTGCAGCGGCTGTTCCGGCGGCTG GAGTCCCAGGCTTCGTGGCTGGACGCCGTGGTGCCTCATCTGGCCGAAGTCCTGCAGCTGGAAGACACGCCCAGCatccaggtggaggtgggggtgctggTGCGGGACTACCCAGACATCAG GCGGAAGCACGTGGCGGCCCTCCTCGACATCCGCGGCCTGCACAACACAGCCGCCCGCCAGGAGATCCTGGCCGTGGCCCGGGACCTGGAACTGTCGGAGGGGGGAGCCCTGCCACCCCCTCGGGACCGCGCCTTCTTCTCCGACATCTCCGTGCCCCGCCCACCCTTCTGCCTAGGCCTCCCTCCCTTCCCGGGCCGCCTTCCCCTCGGCCGGCTGGCCAGGCCTGGTTTGGCCTGTCTGCCCCGGCTTCGGCCTCCGTCCCCATCGCGGCCCCCCAGCCAACGCTGA
- the EXOC3L2 gene encoding exocyst complex component 3-like protein 2 isoform X2: protein MPSEFRSLPAKMPILKSLGVADSKVPRAGTLPLRSSRNPFEEVPGLEEEEVGELGTLPNGTSCRRRATLEKLAGLSPFRLGWTPGRRVGSPGDGPPRSFLGRMLTPGIRRSSADFGLLARLQGTRAQGDEEAAGEAVRRLAFLRLGRGPKPHRASLAERVVPAGEAAPEPPPKVPEPPKMKEPLSVLEILSLIQQRELARADEHILELEAEELASSGGGAPGPPAAEGAGGGRRARDVALLYEALQRELWALVRETLAGPGPGAGAGAGAVAQLGQVLLQEEAADGRRGPGAARKLRVRWAEAVGRAARERLEAAAPGAPGGLAGQLEALRARLLEDMGVVRGRLAPAYPAGLGAFGVYLRGYHGALAEWLGAAARRRLPLGDRYALLHWHNQVYPREVLGLVDLVALENGELGPLLSPGTLRGLEDECVTDVKAQTRAALLRVLQENEEHWARTEDRPSSLAQDVCELLEEHTERAPRISQEFGERMAHCCLGGLAEFLQSFQQRVERFHENPGVRELLPDTYISRTISLVNCGPPLRALAERLARVGPPESEPAREAAASALDRVTRLCHRVLADLLFQELQPYFNKLMRRKWLNSPEALDGIVGTLGAQALALRRMQDEPYQALVAELHRRALVEYVRPLLRGRLRCRSARTRSRVAGRLREDAAQLQRLFRRLESQASWLDAVVPHLAEVLQLEDTPSIQVEVGVLVRDYPDIRRKHVAALLDIRGLHNTAARQEILAVARDLELSEGGALPPPRDRAFFSDISVPRPPFCLGLPPFPGRLPLGRLARPGLACLPRLRPPSPSRPPSQR, encoded by the exons GTCCCTGCCTGCCAAAATGCCCATCCTGAAGAGTCTAGGGGTGGCCGACTCTAAGGTGCCCCGGGCAGGGACCCTGCCCCTGAGGTCCTCCCGAAACCCCTTTGAGGAAGTTCCAGGACTGGAAGAAGAGGAGGTTGGGGAGCTGGGGACCCTGCCCAATGGAACGTCTTGTCGCCGCCGGGCCACTCTGGAGAAGCTGGCTGGCCTGTCCCCCTTCCGGTTGGGCTGGACCCCTGGCAGGCGGGTAGGCAGCCCCGGAGATGGGCCGCCCCGCTCTTTCCTGGGCCGCATGCTGACGCCAGGGATACGCAGGAGCTCTGCAGATTTTGGCCTCCTGGCCAGGCTTCAGGGGACCCGAGCCCAGGGCGACGAGGAGGCGGCCGGGGAGGCTGTCCGGAGACTGGCCTTCCTGAGACTGGGACGCGGGCCCAAGCCCCACCGTGCGTCACTGGCTGAGAGGGTGGTGCCCGCAGGCGAGGCGGCCCCTGAGCCCCCGCCCAAGGTCCCTGAGCCCCCAAAGATGAAGGAGCCTCTGTCAG TGCTGGAGATCCTGAGCCTGATCCAGCAGCGCGAGCTCGCCCGAGCCGACGAGCACATCTTGGAGCTGGAGGCCGAGGAGCTGGCGTCGTCGGGGGGCGGCGCGCCCGGGCCTCCCGCGGCCgagggcgcgggcggcggccgcCGGGCGCGGGACGTGGCGCTGCTCTACGAGGCCCTGCAGCGCGAGCTGTGGGCGCTGGTGCGCGAGACGCTGGCGGGCCCCGGGCCGGGCGCGGGCGCCGGGGCGGGCGCCGTGGCGCAGCTGGGCCAGGTGCTGCTGCAGGAGGAGGCGGCCGACGGGCgccgggggcccggggcggcccgCAAGCTGCGCGTCCGCTGGGCCGAGGCGGTGGGGCGCGCGGCGCGGGAACGCCTGGAGGCGGCGGcgcccggggcgcccgggggcctGGCGGGGCAGCTGGAGGCGCTGCGGGCGCGGCTGCTGGAGGATATGGGCGTCGTGCGGGGCCGCCTGGCGCCCGCCTACCCCGCCGGCCTGGGCGCCTTCGGCGTCTACCTGCGCGGCTACCACGGCGCGCTGGCCGAGTGGCTCGGGGCCGCCGCCCGCCGGAGGCTGCCGCTGGGCGACCGCTACGCGCTGCTGCACTGGCACAACCAGGTGTACCCCAG AGAGGTCCTAGGGCTGGTGGACCTGGTTGCCCTGGAGAATGGAGAGCTCGGGCCCCTGCTGTCTCCTGGCACCCTGCGGGGCTTGGAGGATGAATGTGTCACAGACGTTAAG GCTCAGACACGAGCAGCCCTCCTTCGAGTGCTGCAGGAGAATGAGGAGCACTGGGCGAGGACGGAGGACCGGCCCAGCAGCCTGGCACAGGACGTGTGTGAG CTGCTAGAAGAGCATACAGAGCGAGCACCCCGCATCAGCCAGGAGTTTGGGGAGCGGATGGCCCACTGCTGCTTGGGGGGGCTAGCAGAATTCCTGCAGAG CTTCCAGCAGCGGGTGGAGCGATTCCATGAGAATCCAGGAGTTCGGGAGCTGCTACCTGACACCTACATCAGCAGGACCATCTCCCTGGTCAACTGTGGGCCCCCCCTGAG GGCTCTGGCAGAGCGCCTGGCCCGGGTGGGCCCTCCCGAAAGTGAGCCGGCCCGGGAAGCAGCAGCCAGCGCTCTGGACCGCGTGACCCGGCTCTGCCACCGAGTCCTGGCTGACCTGCTATTCCAGGAGCTGCAG CCCTACTTCAACAAGTTGATGCGCAGGAAGTGGCTGAACAGCCCGGAGGCCCTGGATGGCATCGTGGGCACGCTGGGCGCTCAGGCCCTGGCGCTGCGCAGGATGCAGGATGAGCCCTACCAG GCGCTGGTGGCCGAGCTGCACCGGCGGGCGCTGGTGGAGTACGTGCGGCCCCTGCTCCGCGGGCGCCTGCGCTGCCGCTCGGCACGGACCCGCAGCCGCGTGGCCGGGAGGCTCCGGGAGGACGCGGCGCAGCTGCAGCGGCTGTTCCGGCGGCTG GAGTCCCAGGCTTCGTGGCTGGACGCCGTGGTGCCTCATCTGGCCGAAGTCCTGCAGCTGGAAGACACGCCCAGCatccaggtggaggtgggggtgctggTGCGGGACTACCCAGACATCAG GCGGAAGCACGTGGCGGCCCTCCTCGACATCCGCGGCCTGCACAACACAGCCGCCCGCCAGGAGATCCTGGCCGTGGCCCGGGACCTGGAACTGTCGGAGGGGGGAGCCCTGCCACCCCCTCGGGACCGCGCCTTCTTCTCCGACATCTCCGTGCCCCGCCCACCCTTCTGCCTAGGCCTCCCTCCCTTCCCGGGCCGCCTTCCCCTCGGCCGGCTGGCCAGGCCTGGTTTGGCCTGTCTGCCCCGGCTTCGGCCTCCGTCCCCATCGCGGCCCCCCAGCCAACGCTGA
- the EXOC3L2 gene encoding exocyst complex component 3-like protein 2 isoform X3, which translates to MPILKSLGVADSKVPRAGTLPLRSSRNPFEEVPGLEEEEVGELGTLPNGTSCRRRATLEKLAGLSPFRLGWTPGRRVGSPGDGPPRSFLGRMLTPGIRRSSADFGLLARLQGTRAQGDEEAAGEAVRRLAFLRLGRGPKPHRASLAERVVPAGEAAPEPPPKVPEPPKMKEPLSVLEILSLIQQRELARADEHILELEAEELASSGGGAPGPPAAEGAGGGRRARDVALLYEALQRELWALVRETLAGPGPGAGAGAGAVAQLGQVLLQEEAADGRRGPGAARKLRVRWAEAVGRAARERLEAAAPGAPGGLAGQLEALRARLLEDMGVVRGRLAPAYPAGLGAFGVYLRGYHGALAEWLGAAARRRLPLGDRYALLHWHNQVYPREVLGLVDLVALENGELGPLLSPGTLRGLEDECVTDVKAQTRAALLRVLQENEEHWARTEDRPSSLAQDVCELLEEHTERAPRISQEFGERMAHCCLGGLAEFLQSFQQRVERFHENPGVRELLPDTYISRTISLVNCGPPLRALAERLARVGPPESEPAREAAASALDRVTRLCHRVLADLLFQELQPYFNKLMRRKWLNSPEALDGIVGTLGAQALALRRMQDEPYQALVAELHRRALVEYVRPLLRGRLRCRSARTRSRVAGRLREDAAQLQRLFRRLESQASWLDAVVPHLAEVLQLEDTPSIQVEVGVLVRDYPDIRRKHVAALLDIRGLHNTAARQEILAVARDLELSEGGALPPPRDRAFFSDISVPRPPFCLGLPPFPGRLPLGRLARPGLACLPRLRPPSPSRPPSQR; encoded by the exons ATGCCCATCCTGAAGAGTCTAGGGGTGGCCGACTCTAAGGTGCCCCGGGCAGGGACCCTGCCCCTGAGGTCCTCCCGAAACCCCTTTGAGGAAGTTCCAGGACTGGAAGAAGAGGAGGTTGGGGAGCTGGGGACCCTGCCCAATGGAACGTCTTGTCGCCGCCGGGCCACTCTGGAGAAGCTGGCTGGCCTGTCCCCCTTCCGGTTGGGCTGGACCCCTGGCAGGCGGGTAGGCAGCCCCGGAGATGGGCCGCCCCGCTCTTTCCTGGGCCGCATGCTGACGCCAGGGATACGCAGGAGCTCTGCAGATTTTGGCCTCCTGGCCAGGCTTCAGGGGACCCGAGCCCAGGGCGACGAGGAGGCGGCCGGGGAGGCTGTCCGGAGACTGGCCTTCCTGAGACTGGGACGCGGGCCCAAGCCCCACCGTGCGTCACTGGCTGAGAGGGTGGTGCCCGCAGGCGAGGCGGCCCCTGAGCCCCCGCCCAAGGTCCCTGAGCCCCCAAAGATGAAGGAGCCTCTGTCAG TGCTGGAGATCCTGAGCCTGATCCAGCAGCGCGAGCTCGCCCGAGCCGACGAGCACATCTTGGAGCTGGAGGCCGAGGAGCTGGCGTCGTCGGGGGGCGGCGCGCCCGGGCCTCCCGCGGCCgagggcgcgggcggcggccgcCGGGCGCGGGACGTGGCGCTGCTCTACGAGGCCCTGCAGCGCGAGCTGTGGGCGCTGGTGCGCGAGACGCTGGCGGGCCCCGGGCCGGGCGCGGGCGCCGGGGCGGGCGCCGTGGCGCAGCTGGGCCAGGTGCTGCTGCAGGAGGAGGCGGCCGACGGGCgccgggggcccggggcggcccgCAAGCTGCGCGTCCGCTGGGCCGAGGCGGTGGGGCGCGCGGCGCGGGAACGCCTGGAGGCGGCGGcgcccggggcgcccgggggcctGGCGGGGCAGCTGGAGGCGCTGCGGGCGCGGCTGCTGGAGGATATGGGCGTCGTGCGGGGCCGCCTGGCGCCCGCCTACCCCGCCGGCCTGGGCGCCTTCGGCGTCTACCTGCGCGGCTACCACGGCGCGCTGGCCGAGTGGCTCGGGGCCGCCGCCCGCCGGAGGCTGCCGCTGGGCGACCGCTACGCGCTGCTGCACTGGCACAACCAGGTGTACCCCAG AGAGGTCCTAGGGCTGGTGGACCTGGTTGCCCTGGAGAATGGAGAGCTCGGGCCCCTGCTGTCTCCTGGCACCCTGCGGGGCTTGGAGGATGAATGTGTCACAGACGTTAAG GCTCAGACACGAGCAGCCCTCCTTCGAGTGCTGCAGGAGAATGAGGAGCACTGGGCGAGGACGGAGGACCGGCCCAGCAGCCTGGCACAGGACGTGTGTGAG CTGCTAGAAGAGCATACAGAGCGAGCACCCCGCATCAGCCAGGAGTTTGGGGAGCGGATGGCCCACTGCTGCTTGGGGGGGCTAGCAGAATTCCTGCAGAG CTTCCAGCAGCGGGTGGAGCGATTCCATGAGAATCCAGGAGTTCGGGAGCTGCTACCTGACACCTACATCAGCAGGACCATCTCCCTGGTCAACTGTGGGCCCCCCCTGAG GGCTCTGGCAGAGCGCCTGGCCCGGGTGGGCCCTCCCGAAAGTGAGCCGGCCCGGGAAGCAGCAGCCAGCGCTCTGGACCGCGTGACCCGGCTCTGCCACCGAGTCCTGGCTGACCTGCTATTCCAGGAGCTGCAG CCCTACTTCAACAAGTTGATGCGCAGGAAGTGGCTGAACAGCCCGGAGGCCCTGGATGGCATCGTGGGCACGCTGGGCGCTCAGGCCCTGGCGCTGCGCAGGATGCAGGATGAGCCCTACCAG GCGCTGGTGGCCGAGCTGCACCGGCGGGCGCTGGTGGAGTACGTGCGGCCCCTGCTCCGCGGGCGCCTGCGCTGCCGCTCGGCACGGACCCGCAGCCGCGTGGCCGGGAGGCTCCGGGAGGACGCGGCGCAGCTGCAGCGGCTGTTCCGGCGGCTG GAGTCCCAGGCTTCGTGGCTGGACGCCGTGGTGCCTCATCTGGCCGAAGTCCTGCAGCTGGAAGACACGCCCAGCatccaggtggaggtgggggtgctggTGCGGGACTACCCAGACATCAG GCGGAAGCACGTGGCGGCCCTCCTCGACATCCGCGGCCTGCACAACACAGCCGCCCGCCAGGAGATCCTGGCCGTGGCCCGGGACCTGGAACTGTCGGAGGGGGGAGCCCTGCCACCCCCTCGGGACCGCGCCTTCTTCTCCGACATCTCCGTGCCCCGCCCACCCTTCTGCCTAGGCCTCCCTCCCTTCCCGGGCCGCCTTCCCCTCGGCCGGCTGGCCAGGCCTGGTTTGGCCTGTCTGCCCCGGCTTCGGCCTCCGTCCCCATCGCGGCCCCCCAGCCAACGCTGA